A window of Fusarium musae strain F31 chromosome 1, whole genome shotgun sequence genomic DNA:
AGCTTCCTCATTACCAGGAGCCGCGGGCTTGGGTCGAGAGGTGCGAGGGTGGTTGACTTTTCTAGGCGCGGCAGCAGCTGGGATTTGTTGTTCATCCTCCATTGCGAGAGCAATTGTATAGGATGCGCTGAAGCTAGTTTTTCGATCGCGCGATATTTGCGTTTCTGCACTCGATGCGCGGATGTTGGGGGAAACTTGGCGAATGAATCAGATTCGAATTTAGAAAAGTCGGATGTGAATTATTGAAAGTTGAAAGGCGAACCTAGAAGACTCCAGAGTTCGGAGGCTGAAAGAAAGCAAGACAATGCAAATGTACGTACCCCAGCTTAATTAGTGGGGCTGTCTTCTAGGCCAGCTACCTTAccctcagggggcaagaaaacaccgaaccttgatatagggtgtcaaaataaacttggcaaaAAGAAACCTTGACTCGGGCTAAGTTGAccttagtatttttatcacttagggttcagatcctgagttttctttcctcccctagcctaCTTAGTAGGCTAGCTACCTAGGCTACTAGACCAGGCACCTCCCTGAACAGAGGCACTTGCTTTCGGTGATGGAGTCGTGTGGCGGTCCCGCTGAGAGCAGCTTGTCAATCTGTCAACCTCTAACCACGAACAAGATAAGAAGCTCGATAGGCACTTGTAATCGACGGAGCTCATGAGAGTAATCGCTACAGGCTGTAAGAACTTCTTGAACAACCGCGACTGGCACTAACTCTCTCATTCACAGCTCATCTCTCCCGCATCTCTCACTTTTGTTCATGTCCTCCCCTTTGATATAGATGGTTTAGTGAGCTTCAGGGGAAGCTAAACAGACTATTCACAACCAGGTAGAGGCCGATCATACATCTACAAAAGGAATCATGTGAGGCCGAACACAAACTTGGATGAAGATATGTGCTAATAAGCCAGGACTATCTTtgccctcatcgtcatcaacaaggcCGGAGGTTTAGTTTACAACAAAAACTTCCACGAAGGTCTTCAACAAATCAGCACAAATGATTATTTAGTTCTCGCAGGAACATTTCATGGGTAGGTGCCCCTTCAGTCTCCCAAGGCTGCCCAAATCTCTTCGTGGGCACATCGGAACTAACATCGATCTCCAGCGTTCACGCCATTACATCTCGTCTCAATCCTGTCAAGAACCTGCCAGGTGCAACACCGCCAGGAAACAGACCCGAACCATCATCGGGCTTAGAGGTTCTTGAGACAGAAAACTTCCGCATGCAGTGCTTCAACACAATGACAGGGACAAAGTTCCTTCTCTTCACCGATACAACACAAGCAAATGTCGATGTCACTATCCGCAGGATCTATGACCTTTATGCAGACTACGTCATGAAGAACCCCTTCTATTCTCTTGAAATGCCTATTCGGTGTGATATTTTTGACCGGAAACTACTTTCGTACATCCGGGAGATCAATAATCGATAGACGGGTAATGGATAGATTTACGGAGTAATCGGAATCAGCATGTATCGTAATGGCTTTAATCTTTTCTGTCGTCTAAAACCCCCCTAGCCTGTGTCTATTATACATTTGCTGCAATGTTGACAGAACTGGGCCGCAATCTACTATGAAGTGTCCATCTTGTCTCCGTCACCTTTCTGTCCGCCCTTATCTTGGTCCTTGCTGCTCGATCCCTggttctcatcttcctccttgacGTCGCTCAGTGAGGCCTTCTttgcagcttcttcttcctcgcgaGCTGCTTTCTCCTGTCgggccttttcttcttccatacTCATACGTAGAGCCAGTGCGAGCTCGGGTTCCATTGCAGGGTCGAAACCGAACTCGAATTCATCGTTACTACCGCCTGCGCCTCCAGCTCCGCCAGATCCGCCAGCGTTTTCTCCAAGGAGGATGGGGGTCGAGATGAGTTGGTCGCTAAGAAGCTTGCTGCTGGGAGGAATGACGACCAAGTGGCAGCCTTCGTTGGTCTTGACGGTGTCAATAAAAAGCTGTagcttgttcttggtgctgTCGTCATCGAGATCGCCGAACAGGACAAAGTCGACCGAAATGTTggctttcttcatcttctttgcgAGCGTGGTAAGCTCCTTCTCTGATTCCTCAACGGGGGAGCAGACAAAGACTATTATTCGTTGACGTTGGGATCGGTTCTGGCGATGCTTCAGGGCAAGCTAAAGAGACGTCAGTACACAACACACCTACATTCAGCCGTGTTCAGACTTACAGTAGCCACCTGGATACCCGTCTTGAGATGGGATGAGCCtccaatcttcttcttcgtcctgTGAAGGCCCTCGAGGATCTTGCCCTGCTCAGTGGTGAGAGTCACCAGCACTTCAGGTCCTTTGCCTCCCATACTCATCAAGCCAACGGATGATTCAGGGTTTCCTTGTGTGATGGTCTGAAAGGTGATGTTGACAGCGTCGACTTGCGATTCGAATCGAGTAGGTTGATAGTCGCCATTTCTGCTGCTCTCGCTGTTGTCTACGACAACCATAACCGCCTCAAGAACCATATTgggtgctgttgttgttctaTAGCTGTGAGAATATCGTATGCAGCTATAGGAGTTTGTGGCAAGTGTGTACGTGGAGGAAGTGTTTGatattggtgttgagcttggttGATAgtgagaaggtcaagctcCCAGTGTCGTAACGCAGTTCAGCCTGGCGGAGTGTAGCTCAATGATGTGAAGTAGTGCTACTTGGTTACTGCGGAGATCACTGCGCACCAACGTGTACCTATACCATGTTCCCACCGCTACCAATTGCTTGCGCCAGAGCAGCTAGTTGGCTTACCTAATATGGAGACCCACATACTTTGTTTACTTCCCGCGAGCTCCACCTCTAACCAACGCGCCTGGGGGTCGACCACTACAACTTCAGATGCGATTTCAGCACTTTTTAGTACTTGTCTACAAACACATTCAGCGCTGATAATAACGATGGCTCCAGCAAATCCCAAAAAGCAGCTTGCTGAGTCCCctctcaagaagaccatGGTTGAACATGTTCCTCTGCACACTGCAAGCCCTTCGGCGCAACCACGAAGCCCTATCAGAAAGCGAACACCTGGTGCTATCACGATGCAACAAAAACAGGCTATGATCGATAACATGCAACTCGAGAGTATGTGGTAACTGATTTGTCACGAAATACACCGCTGACGATTTCTTAGTTACAGAACGCGCTCGCCGATTAAGAGCCCAATATAATTATATGGCAACAACAGTTCGCTCACGTATCGAAATGCGACTCAACCGCGTCCCCATGTCAATGAGAAATATCAAGATGGGAGACTTGCTACAGAAATTCGTGGATCAGGAACAACAACGAGCCGCGAAATCGACCGCTATACGAAAACAAACAGCAACATGGGCAGCAAGTCCGCCAAAGCAGATTCAATCGGCGGCTCATAATTTGAAACCCGCGCCACGCACAAAGAAGCGCATGAGGTATGCATAATGTCCAACCTTGAATTCGTAAACTAACAATAATCCAGTGACGCAATCTCAGGAGACAAAGAAAACGAGGTCGAGCATACTGAGACTGCTAAGAAGAGGGCTCGAGCTGCAACAACCACGGACGTGTCACATGCCCGATCAGGGCAAATTTTGTCGCCAACATCCTCCAACTCACGAATGGCAAATCGACCTCCATCGCCTACTAAGTCTGGTATTGCACGACCAGCTTCGCCACTGAAGCGCCCGGCTACAGCTTCTGGTATGCTGTCAAGCATGGTGGAAAGGGCAAAGGCGACGCGAGCTGGCGCTGGCGCTGGACGCAAGATGACGACAAACTCAACCACAAGTTCAATGTCGACCAACAGCACTGCTACCACCAGAAATAAGAAAGCAATACCAGCAACAAATACTACTTCAAGAGCGCCTACTTCTCGACCAGGTACACGAACAACTCGTAGATCCATTGCCAACAGCGAGTCCAGTGAGTCAAGCAATGGCACCGTGATAAGGAAGGGGCCCACGGCCAAGAGTGCTCCGGTCAAAAGGGGGACAACATCTCGTAAGGGGACGACAGGGGCAGTCCGTAAAAACACAGCGAAGAGCAACCCTTCCACTGCAAGCACGGGTACAGGACGAACCTTACGAAAACGAGCATAGAACGAATACTCATGGAAGGTGTCACTGGAACGTAATTGGTATATTGTTTGTTTCGATACGTATTGCAGAATCATGGTATAGGAGTTCAGGGTTGAAGCGCATGGGTGCACTGGATAGCTCCATGTTGCTTTATGATATTCTTTTGAAACTGTATATGCCCATAAGAAACACAGGAGCGCGAGTGtttccaaaaaaaaaaaaaatacacTCTGGAATTCCAATCACGAATGCCTTTGGTATCTCCCAAACTTATGAaccacccttcttcttcttcttgtcttcgaCGAGTTCAATATGATCCTCGGGGATCTGCTTGTACTTCTCAAGCAGGAACTCTTCCAATTCAACGCTGACATCACCTTGCACAACAATCTCTTCACCGCCACCTGGAAGCTTGGTCACTGAAGAGCCTGTAGCAAACTTCTTGCCAAGATCTTTGGCGACCTATGGTATGTTCAGTATGGGGTGATCATCCGCTGAGGTTGGCAACCCACCTTCTTGAGTTCCAAGTCAAACGACTCTAGTCCTATCACAGCCGTGAcaaacttcttcttgtttcgCTCAATGCGCTTGATAGTGACGACACTCCTGGCTAACAGGTCGGCATGTTTTGCCTCGGCGGCTTCAGCCTTAGCGGTCTTCTTCTGTGCGTCCTTTGCGGCTCGTTTCTGGGCCTCGACGGATAGTGATGCGGTAGCAGCCTCAAGGGCCTCTATACGGCTTATTGTCAATGCATGTCCGCGTCCCGGACATTTTGAACTTCGTACCTGCGGACCAGATCCTGTTGTAAAGCTCTGGTTCGTTCTTTTCTAGCCACTCCTGGCACTTCTTAACTGTTCCGCCATACTCGCAGTACTACTTGGCCGATTGATCAGTTTTTGGAATTCTCTCGACGATGCGTGGATTCATAAAAGGAGAGTTTTACCTCCGGGGGTAGAGTGCAAACTGTGAGGAAGGTTGTGTCAGCTATTGATTCTAGCTTTGCATCATAATCAACCAAGCGCCGTTAATAAAAGAACATACCGCCACAATACTTGACAATACGACCCTGGGGCTCGCCCTCAGGTTGCTCAACGTCAGCCATAGAGATCTCAATCTGTATGCTTTAATAGTAGTGTGTGCAAAGAGCTTGTTGCAAAAAAAAGTTACAGTTGTATGGAATCAATACGCGTTTCTTTGCTCGTGCTAGATTGATCTTGCTTAACCTATGGCGGGGTAAATTTCATGGAGGGGCACTTGGGCCTTGTCCCGAGCAAGGTGAGCCAAGGTGAACCGGCCAAGGTGAGTAAGGTGAGTGAGCGAAGGCCAAGTACATACGGCTTcacctacctactaaggtacctaaccCACAGTGGGTGGAGTTCGGAGCCTGAGGCAGCACATGCAAGGCCTGCCGACtctagtacctaggtagatcCCCAAGCAAACCGCAATATACAAGACTCATCCTTGCAACGCGTTGGGAAAAAACGAGCGCTACGGAGTACCTGTTAGTGATGATGCCGATAAGGTTGCATCGAAATTATATGCGCGCTTGCTTGTACCGACGGCATCTCGGCCCCCGCAGCCAAGAGGGAGCGGATGCTTACTGAGCCAACATCATGAGCCTCCTTGAGATCGTCGTGAAGCCGACCATGACCTACGTCACTTGTATCATATCCATAAGTCACTTGTTCAATATTGTGAGTTGGATTTTGGATCGAAAAATATCAAACAGTCACCTCACATCTCGGCGGTTGCCTCATCTCACGACGTTTGATCGATCAAACCATGGCCTGCCAAGCTGGCCATCCTCATTTCATCTTGAACTGTCTACGGCCAGTGATCTGTCCAAACGAGGCTACACTCATTCAATGACATCCGAGCTCTTCGGAAATCGCTCCTTTCGGCCAGCTCTGTTGCATGACTTGTATCAATCGAGCGACCTCATGGCCTCTTTGTTCATGCGCTCGGGCAGTGCAATCACAAAATGTTTCTGCATTCAAGCAACTGGGGGGGTGCAGGCCAAGAGGCAGTCCTGGCAGTTAGCCGCCGAAGAAACAACTTTACGGCTAATTGGCCCTACAGCGGTAACAATGGGCCAATAGTCTCTCACGCCTGTAACTGTCATCACAACTTTCGCGCGCGCAACAGGTTCTACCCCTGTCAATCGCTGTCAGCCA
This region includes:
- a CDS encoding hypothetical protein (EggNog:ENOG41); the protein is MAPANPKKQLAESPLKKTMVEHVPLHTASPSAQPRSPIRKRTPGAITMQQKQAMIDNMQLEKRARRLRAQYNYMATTVRSRIEMRLNRVPMSMRNIKMGDLLQKFVDQEQQRAAKSTAIRKQTATWAASPPKQIQSAAHNLKPAPRTKKRMSDAISGDKENEVEHTETAKKRARAATTTDVSHARSGQILSPTSSNSRMANRPPSPTKSGIARPASPLKRPATASGMLSSMVERAKATRAGAGAGRKMTTNSTTSSMSTNSTATTRNKKAIPATNTTSRAPTSRPGTRTTRRSIANSESSESSNGTVIRKGPTAKSAPVKRGTTSRKGTTGAVRKNTAKSNPSTASTGTGRTLRKRA
- a CDS encoding hypothetical protein (BUSCO:EOG09264XF3); this translates as MVLEAVMVVVDNSESSRNGDYQPTRFESQVDAVNITFQTITQGNPESSVGLMSMGGKGPEVLVTLTTEQGKILEGLHRTKKKIGGSSHLKTGIQVATLALKHRQNRSQRQRIIVFVCSPVEESEKELTTLAKKMKKANISVDFVLFGDLDDDSTKNKLQLFIDTVKTNEGCHLVVIPPSSKLLSDQLISTPILLGENAGGSGGAGGAGGSNDEFEFGFDPAMEPELALALRMSMEEEKARQEKAAREEEEAAKKASLSDVKEEDENQGSSSKDQDKGGQKGDGDKMDTS
- the TMA22 gene encoding Translation machinery-associated protein 22 (BUSCO:EOG092652NQ) translates to MADVEQPEGEPQGRIVKYCGADTTFLTVCTLPPEYCEYGGTVKKCQEWLEKNEPELYNRIWSAEALEAATASLSVEAQKRAAKDAQKKTAKAEAAEAKHADLLARSVVTIKRIERNKKKFVTAVIGLESFDLELKKVAKDLGKKFATGSSVTKLPGGGEEIVVQGDVSVELEEFLLEKYKQIPEDHIELVEDKKKKKGGS